attgtttttcaggataacacaatatccatgtttacctaagtaagttgtagaaattaaattcctacgaacattaggtacatacaaacagtcttccaatattaaaactctagacttaaaacgcaaattaaacactccaacagcttcaaccggaatcttgctcccatcagccaaagtaagaaatagttctccctcattcaactttctggtctcctggaacccctgcaaagaattgcagatatgattagtacaacctgaatccacacaccagaaatctgttggattctgtaccaaacatatttcaagaataaatgaacttttcatacccttattcttggcagccttgaatgttggacaattcctcttccaatgtcctttctcaccacaatggaaacactttcctttagttttctttcctttgttggcaacccctaaggcaatttgtttaccatctttcttagtgaagtccttcttcttcttcttcttcttacccttacctttcgacttaggttgagaagtagaagcttcacccacattagcttcaacactagaagtaccaaggatgccttccgccgccactaactcattcattaattcagaaaaagaataaatctttttgttcatattataattgagtttgaattccttgaatgattctggtaatgactggagtatcatatccacttgggattctccatcaatgtcggcacctaaaacttctaatgtgttcagattagcaatcatcctaagacaatgctccctcactgaacttcctgcagccattttggtattataaatttgcctcatggtttcttgccttgcagaacggccttgctcaccaaacatctccttcagactatgcattatgtccgaagcaagttctacatcctgcatttaatgctgtagaacatttgagatagatgctaggatgtagcacttagtgatctcattagatttctgccaacgatcatatcgctgtttttcctcaagatgagcatttaatgaaggaaagttaggacatggttgagtaagcacatacttgtgctcttcagcagtaagaataatgtccaaatttcttttccagtcaacatagttggatccagtcagtttgttttggttaagaatagaaacaagtgggctaaatgatgccatgacaaaatctgaaaataataaacatgaatataataagtaaattggacattatcaatttagcataaaagcatataatatggaagcttaataaaaccataaaataatatatgtaacgacaacccaatctcatattcaatatccctcagcatagagtgaacataaaatactataattgattgagaactattctcattattagtgctatcatgataactcttatcaaacactaataatatgccgttttaaatttagcctctaagtaataatagtaagaactcagcatagaggatactataatacttagtctagtgtataccattgtctagaatcatgtgtaaccgcatttcatccctttaacaggcttattttgtagtaccatgataaaacaccctccgcatggaatgcaaagctcgaaactaagacaaggtgtttatcaaaccactataaaccaggaaattcaatcttgtaaggccataaaataaatactctccgcatggaatgctaagctcgaggcaaagacagtatctatttcacactactatgaactaacaatagaggccgtgagatccaacccttatatctctctcccactagatattttaaaataaaagtttttaagatgaagaaccataataatgctagacacttaaaaaaaataatcctaatctcattaggaataaattttataatcctATGCaaccgtaaaaaaaaaatgttacacttttatcaacaattaattattataaaagtaTGCTTGTTACTTTTTTCCACATGCACTCAACCGTGGGTAAAAGGTACCTTGAGATAAATTTCAACGGTTTGTAAATGTTGAAataattcttttctttaataaaaaaaattttgaatgcaCTTTTTCTTattgatcaaaatttaataacctGATTCAAAACATAAATGTAAATGCAAATGTTCAATTCCAAATTGAATTACATCAGCCAATCAACTACCCTTTTAACACAATGAAACAAATTGTACAAATCTACATAACTCAACTACTCTGTCTATTGTCctttacatttttaaatttgaaacatGAATCACTACTTGCTACACAAAACCTGTTTTGAATAGtacacttaaaaaatatttacaatagCCAATCCTTGTACACTAAAAGGTATTTGGAGAGTTCTTGTTTGCTGCATAATTTGCTACATACCTTCATCAAGATCATCACCAACTTCATAACTTCTCAAGGTTCTACTAGCATCAACAACATCCTCTTTGTA
The sequence above is drawn from the Castanea sativa cultivar Marrone di Chiusa Pesio chromosome 5, ASM4071231v1 genome and encodes:
- the LOC142636419 gene encoding uncharacterized protein LOC142636419 isoform X5, giving the protein MQDVELASDIMHSLKEMFGEQGRSARQETMRQIYNTKMAAGSSVREHCLRMIANLNTLEVLGADIDGESQVDMILQSLPESFKEFKLNYNMNKKIYSFSELMNELVAAEGILGTSSVEANVGEASTSQPKSKGKGKKKKKKKDFTKKDGKQIALGVANKGKKTKGKCFHCGEKGHWKRNCPTFKAAKNKGVPGDQKVE